The nucleotide sequence CTAAGTGAATTGTATGGGGGTGCTTTCTGTAATTCCTCCTACAGGAAAGCCAAAATATGAACTACTGATGCCAGAGTAGGCTACGCTGCCGCTTTGAGACACCACGACTTGAACACCCTACATAAGCCAGGGATGTCATAGGCCTCCTAGCCCTAAGTGACATCACAACTGTTAGACCATGACCAACTTCCCCGACCTACCAGCAAGGGACCACGCTGCTGGAAACTGCCATGAGACGCCATCGCATGTGTACAACGATCCCATAGATGGGTGCAGAGGGGCGCGTGCATAATTTATGTGTGCTTTGGAGAGGGGAACCCAGGCGGCCagacctgatgacatcacatgccaTTCCTTACCTGACAGTCTTCTGGCCCAGggttccctgcctcagcaacaggttgtaTGGGTAGTTTGCTCCCCAGTGTGTGTTGCTCTTTGTTCTTTGGCTTCTCCCTCTCTGGTCCTGCGTCTGTGCTACAGCCCTTCCTGCTTGTGCCTCGTCCTGACCCTGGGTCTGCTGCTCCTTGCCTGTTGTCATCCTTGTTCCCTCCTAGTTTGACTTCTTGCCTGTCTGACCTCAGACCGCCTATTGGATTCTGCATGCCTgaagcctgccttgacctcggactggctactGGATTCTGTCTGCCTGCTGGATTCTGCTTGCTCACTGCCAGCCTTGACCCCGGAACGCTTACTGGACTCTGCTTGTGTTGGGCTATGCCTTGGGACCCacataagtcctgctggccacctgcaccaatggctcaacctgtgggaatgacatttggtataggtgaagcctcccCTGGTCCCTCCTTGGCCCTTCAACCCAACCCTTGTTTGTGCTTCTCGTTGTCTCTTCACACAGGGGTCCACATTGCCACCACCAGTCTGAAAGGGCTCCCTGAGTGGCCGGAGGGTAGCCTGCCTAACACAATAACCGCTTCTGAATAGCCTTTGCTCCTTAACCAAtgtctctcaaaagccaggcagtGAGACAAAAGGAATTTGCCTGATCCGAGACAATAGGGCCCTGGTGCAGCAAGCCTTGAAGGTGGCTCAACCTCAAAGGCAATCCACTGTGAGATTTAtgagatccacgaaccacggctGACATGGCCACTCTAGAGCCATGAGGATCCCCTTCCCCTGATATCTGTCTACCTGCTGTAACACCCTTCCTATTAGGAACCAAGGAAGGAAGACATATAAGAGGATTCCAGTCAGCCACAGAAGCACCACAGCATCCAATCCCTCTGCTCCAGTCTTGCACCTTCAACTGAAGAAGCGAACCACCTTGGCGTTCCATCTCATGCCATCAAATCCAGCTATGGAGAACCCTATCTGGCCCTGATAAGAGCCATTGCTTCTGTTGATAGCTCACATTTACCAGGATCTAACACCTaccggctgagaaaatccacctgtacATTGTCCACCCTTGCCACATGGGAAACTACAAAGACCGATGCATCTACTTTAGGCAGCATCAGAAGTTCCAAAGCAACCTCAGGTAATAAGGCAtagccatagctctgcccacatTTAAGTCCACTTCAGAggtatcccactccctgatcTGTGAAAGGAAAAAGCCTTCACTGGTCCATTCCCTCATGCTCGGATTTATCCTGGGGAATCTTAATACCCAGTTCTTGCAACACATGCGGAATCAGTGATCTCAACTCCTCATGTCTGAAGGACCTGACCATTTTGGGGTCATTTCCCTCAGCCACTGGGATCTCTTCTAGGTCTGAGACATCCTTATCCATATCCCCATCCGGGGAAGTCCCAGCCAGATCTCCTGCACCAACAGGGTCTTCCGAAATGTCTGAACCACTCTCTGGTTGTCCTCTGAGACCAAGCAGGTGGAGAATTCAGCCTGAACACTCTTGCAGGGTCCATTTATCCACCTTAGCCTGCTTCTGAACTTCCTAGGAATGTGACTGCTTGGTCATCACCTCCTTCTTAGCTAAATAAGCCTTATGTAAAAGCACAAAATCCATGGAAAAATCCTCGGAATCATTCGAACCATCATCCATGGACTCCACTGCTGCCACAGCACTATCTCCAGATCCCCCAGAGATGTGATGTGCTggggaaagtggaggagaggaatCTCTATTCTTTCCTGTGTCAGTCTGCTCATCTGTACATGCAGACAAAATGGCTACCATTCCCGTGTCTCTGGAAAGATCTATAAGGGATGTCTCGAGTGGgagatcttatttattttatttattttaaattcttttgatataccgatgctcaagacgaaggtcttattgtaccggtttacagcgtaaccaggggtaaccaattaaatagaagataaagttacaatgaacagggatttacagtaTGGGAGAGTTAAGAGCAAAAGATATTAGTTTAACATAACATAATTCTAACAAGAGAAATGAACATAACAATCGCTGTAAGATACAAGCTTAGACAATGGCCTGCTCTGTAAATCGAACTGTGGCAGGAACGAtccaggagaaggggaggggggggggggggggaactgtgaAAACGAGGGGCGAGAGACTACGCTAGTTGTGGAGTGAcccatcaagggaaggcttgaatgaacagccaagttttcagtttctttctgaaggagaaagggcattgttcctggcgaagtTCTGGGGGAAGAAGATTCCATTGATAAGGTCCAGCAGTAGATTAAGGTCTTACAGTAGATTATCAGATTTAATCAACAACCTAATGATTCAAATTCATTAGCTTTGAGGAGCAGATGAAGACACTTTTTTGTGGTAGCCAATGAGTTTATTAGCAGCATACGTGGAAATGAGTTAATAAGAtacaattatttcttttgtttggttttggtttttacaGTTTCAGTTGTAGTTTTACATTGTAAACACTGAGATATAAGATAAGTAGAAAATAAATGTAATGTGTTGTGGGCGAAGACCCTTATGCCAAGGTgaggttggcacaacctgcagggaggagtcctgcaggtccccaccattggcaggcagagctggctgaagcagaggcccaacaggagcttcaccaataccagccttcgttccccttagttttatttattttaaaacttttttataccgacattcatttgcatatcacatcggtttacatataacaggggttaaaacaaaagatttagaaaatgaaaaataagttgCATGAAACAGGGTGGCAAAGGAACAAGATGGGAGAGAAGTGGAAGGATAAAGGGTCCAGCAGGCGGTTAGAAAGTTATATGATTTTATGTTAACCTAATTTACAAAGATTCTGAGTTGCGGCTCTAGTTCATAACTAAAGGCAAAATAGATAAGCGTTGAGCCCTAGGGTGCCAGGACCGGCTGGACTTATGAGTGGGCCTCTGTGGAGAGGAAGATCCATCTAGTAGAAGATGTTGCAGGTCAGCACAATGGAAGAAAGCAGATTCAGAGACTAGcagcggtcagggcaggcggcgggGGAATGAGGTCAGCTTCTGGGAGTGAtcggtggcaggcagagttcaatcagaaATGGTAAACAGGCagcagtcagtggcaggcagaggtcaagcactGTCAAGGTCTgatcagaggtcaaggcagaaatccaaatccaaagtcaaagccagaagtccaattaGAAGAGGCAAGGAATgaagagggagtgggagtggaggACAAGGGACCTCATGAGCAGGACGAAGATGCTGGAGACAGATGAGGAGAAGGACTGACCAGGGAGAAGATGGTAATTCAAACATTGACCAGACTGccacaaggaaccaggaacaggacacagtaACTCAGGAACAGAACATAGCAGGTAtcaagagacaggaagctggaatcAGAAACACGCAGAGGCAATCTACTTCTCCAACGGAGTCGATCTATTGCTGAGGCGAAGTCGTCAAGGTTTGGAGGCCTCTTAAAGGCCTTAGCTGgctgatgtcatcactagggACAGCGGGGGGCTCCCGATGCAGTCCCTTTAAAATTTTGGCCTGAAGTGCATACACGTGCGGGAGTCAGCGGTGGCGCTTGTAGGAAGCCCAGTGGCCCCGGGCTGGTGGCCTCCCACCACGCAGAGACATCGACATCAAGCAAAGGCAGCAAAGGTCCGGGCAGGAGGTGAACACGGCGGTTCACAGGGTTAGCCCACAGAGTACCAAACGCAGCAGTATCTAAACTTAACTTGCATTTAAAATTATGCAATTGCCATTTAATTATCCCAACTGTAGAGTAATTTGAACTAGTGTCTGACCTTCCTTTATTTTCTGCGCAAGTCCAAGGTCATTCCTATAACAGGATGTTGTCTGACACCCAGGGATGGATCCGTATTCCCTTTAGTGGTTGACGAATAAAACCCGAAAATTTCACAGATGTCTCCATGAGGTACAATGGCAGAAACAGGATAAGAATCACTGTTTAGCCAAAAAGAGGAATCTCACTAGGATGTGGGGCTGCCATTGTGCTGCAGTACGTTTTCCTGTGAGATTTACTAAGTTCGGTACCAAGCACAAAAGTTCAGGGAATTCGCTGCAGGGAAAATACCATAGATCAGTAATTCCCCCTTCGACTGTAAATCCTCTAGGGAAGGAGCCTGCCTACTATACCTGAATTAGTAATTTGAAATGAGCtctgatttggaaaggcaagatCACTCTCTCTCATAACTTTCTATTTAAAATCAGGGTTTATTGCATAAAAATAGCAGtatattatctcctttttatctCTAGGGGTCCATGCAACTGTATTCAGTCCTGTTGATTTTTTCTTCGGTTGCTATGCTGGGTCCATGAACAGGTTTCACCAGGGCCTATAACTATCCCAGCAGTATTGTCTTCACCTAAAGATTATGGACCATCGCTAACACCATCATTAGCCTCAGTGCCGAAGGTAAGAGTGGGCACTGTTTTATTCAGGGTGATCTGCGGCCAGCATGGATTTGTCATTTTGCttcttttcatatttatttatcgagttatatatactgtcgttcggtttcgccatcacaacggtttacaaagtttcgatgtttaacagagtgttcaaaaattcATATGCTTGTTAACATTTATCTAATTCGTTATCAACATATTTTGGTTgttaaattgtacaggttaaattacgtgCTTGGGATgggttctgcatgtttatatgggccggtagggagggaagttgtagcatagagtcatagggtgttttggtaggctttggtgaacatccaaagtttttagttctttttttgaaggtttttaaattttgttgtattctcagttcggttgggagggagttccaaagttcagggcttcctagggatagTAGCAGTCACCCTGATGACATCTAATGAAGATGTTATACAATGAGGTCACCACATGAAGTAACTCCGCAAGTCTTCACTAGAGAATTTTACTCTGTTCATTTATTCTCCAGCCCTCAGATCACCAGTGCTCTCTGAGGTGATCTAGAATATCTTCCTTCAGactaaagcttttcccacattcctTGCACAGAAAGGGCTTATCTCCTTCATGGGTTCTCTGGTGTAACAGAAGATATCTCTTCTTGAAAAAGTATTTCTCACATACCATGCATGGAAAGAGCTTCTCTCCTTTATGGGTTCTCTGGTGTCTCAGAAGATGCCCTTTCTGaataaagcttttcccacattcagtgcatgaaTAACgtctctctccagtgtgaattctcAGGTGTTGTGTAAGTGCTCCtttctgactgaagcttttcccacattcactgCACGtaaagggtctctctccagtgtgaattctcAGATGTTGTGTAAGACTTCccttctgactgaagcttttcccacactcagtGCATGGATAGGGTCTTTCCCCAGTATGTGTTCGTAGGTGCTGAATAAGATCTCTTTTCTTACTAAAAACTTTCCTCCATTCCTTGCATGAGAAGggtttctctcctgtatggattCTCTGGTGCATCTGAAGATCTTCTTTTTTAATAAATCTTTTCCCACAGTCAGTACAAGGAAATGGTCTCTCCCCTGTGTGAGTTCTCTGATGAATTATTAAGTTTTTCTTATGAATGAAATTCTTCTCACACTGAGTGCATGCAAAGGGTCTCTCTCCCTTATGGGTTTTCTGGTGTATCAGAAGGTTTCCCTTCAAagtgaagcttttcccacattcattgCATAAAAAAGGTCTCTCTTCAGTATGAATTCTCAGCTGTTGGGCAAGATGTCCTTTCTGATTTAAGCTTTTCCTACATTCAGTTAATGGAAATGGCTTCTCTTCTGTGTGATTTCTCTTAGACATTATCAGTTCTGGTTTGTGAAGGATGCATTTCCCATCTTCAAGACAGAGAAATGGTCTATTGTAGTTAATGTGGATTTTCTCATTTAGTGGGCCAGGATCCTTCTGACTGAGGTTCTTGTCACAGTCTGTACATGTATGTGGTCTCTCTCCTCTATGAAATCCATCTTGTGAGTTTAGAGTTCCCTGATCCATGCAGAAGTTTCCACATTCATTACATTCAGACTGTTGTTCTACTGTCCAATTTCTCTGAAGCTTCATAGTATGGGTATCATTGGTACTTTGATCACAGGGTGTCCTCTTCTTAGTGGAGTCTGGGTTTCTTAGTCCTTCCTCTGGTTTATAACGAGTCCAGAAGTTTTTCTCCCAGTCACAACATGGGCAGGTgtcccctccatctctctctggtaCAGGTTTAGTCACTTCCTCAGTACCTGGATAAGAAAATAAAGGACAGACATTACCTGATGTGAGGGAGAATCACAGAGACAATGGTCAGGGTTTTCCCAGCATGGACATGTCTCAGAACAAGGACAAACAAACAGGTCTGGTGCTCAGAACTTCCCTATTATAtagacatatttgcatatatatgGCCTAAGAAgaagcctaatttgcatattttgatcATCATGAGCatcagacctgtttgcagcccttgagaagCCCCAGACTTAAAAGAACTTGGGGGTAACAGCAGTTGCATCCCCTCTTGTCTGCAGCATTTTCGTAATGACCCAATGCTTCAGCACGGTCTGATGGTTCAAGTATTTTTTGAATCTCAACACAAACAATGACATATTTAAGATGATGATATTTGTTTTGTATGCACCATGTCTATGAAAAGTGAAGTTCTAGTACAAATATAAGAAGGGCGTCCTCCCCCTCCCAATCagcataaaaagaaacaaatcaacATCCATTAAACTAATAGAAAGGATAAAGAGACCAATCGACCTAGGTCATTTCAAAGTTGACACTTCTAGTTCCTGTGAggtaaaaaaatcaaaagaaggaTTCCAGGTATGCAAAAATTGTAATTTCTCTTTTGGGGATGCCTATTTAACATCAAATTTCTCCATCCTCACCAGACTTCAGTTGTGTGTGCTGGCCGCAgcaggcccgcggccaggccctcttacccctgTTTTGCTTGTTCCAGTGCCTGGCTCTGCTTCTCTTGCGACTGTGGGCCGCCGCCTCCAATTCTGGGCCGCTCCCCATGCTCCCAGCTCCGCAGCGGATGTCTCAGCTCTGTGGCGGGCCTCCCTGTGTGGTCCGCGGGGAGACACCGCCGGCTCACGCCGTGCCCCTCTCTAGGCTCGCTCATCAGttctccttttaaaggggccgcgacgGGAATCCaacccgcagccccggatgatgacatcaccgggtcctggtacttaaggccgggcccagctagtgcttccttgccttggcaacaggtctctatgctagtcgtgtgcttagttgcttgttcctgcgtttcttccgtgttcctgatcctggtacccgttcctgctcctgtgttccctgtCTACTCTGCTTGTTTCTACTgactgactcctggctttgaccactgcttcgtctgaccacgctactgctggtctcctggctttgaccactgcttcgtctgaccacgctactgctaCAAGCACGAATCATTTATTTAACCATGTTTTGGGATATCTGTTCCCAGATAAGAAGAAGGAAAGTCGTCAAACAGGACCAGACCCGCATGCAAGGTATAGAAAACCCTAACAATTTCCCCCAAAATAAAGCCATCTAGACAAATCCAGTCACATGGTTAGCTGTTCCCAGCTGCTCCTTCCACTCCTCAGCTCAGCAGTTTTACCCCGGTCCCTCTTATTcctgcactcacctgagcagctgcttctcccagttcctccttcctctgatccCGGCTCATCCCTGATGTACGGCCCTTCCCCTCGCTCAATGTGGGATATAATCTCTGGGGTGATGGTCGGGGAGCCTGTTCCTGGAGTAAGAAAGCCGCATTAGCGTATCCTGCAGTCACTCAGAGCTTAGCACACAATATTACTGGTTTCTTTCTGGAGGAAACGGTAGggcaaaaaaaatctcaaattgTCCTTATCTTAATGTTGAAAACGTCTTTATTTCGCTTCCCTCAGAACGTATCACAGGAGATTCCAAACTTGCTATGAATTACACGGTTCCCTCGACACGCACCGTGTGTCGTACAACAACTGCGTCGGGAGGGGCTGAAGATCTACATTTGAAAACAGATAATATAGTTTTTCCACGAAAGGAACAAAATATGGGCTAAGAAACATTAATAATGTTAACTTCAGGGCAATCAAAATAGCTTGCCATAACTTTTCGAAAATTCAAACTGTTAGAGACAAATtggttctgttgatttctttggaatgaaagAAACAGGCTCCTCCTATCATCTCTGCCTTCGGGCCACTCTCCATGTGGCCTATGCAAAGCATGTCCATTTTCATTAACCATCTACCGTGAGAATGCTCCACTAGTTAAAACACTGGCAAGGAGCCCAACATGCGATACACGACCTACGTTTCTTTATAACCGGGGTAGGTCATTCCTCCCCTCGTGGGGGACATTTTTCCCGTTTTTTTTGATACGGCGTGAGCAATGACGGATCCACAATCTAAACGCTGTATCACCGCAGGGTTTGAATTCCCATATAGACCGGTCCGTATTTTTCCAAAAGTATCTCCTGATGCCCCTGTCATTTTTCACTTTGATAAATTTACAGTAAGTTCCTCTGTCTTGCTTTGCTATGCCTGGCTTAAAGTCTTTGTGTACATCATACGTCACATCCTCTCTGATAAGACAGCTATGATCAATGTGACCATTTTTTGGCGCCGTTTGTCTCTCTGTAACTGGGTATTTAAACACTCTTACTGACTCTTGGTCTTTTGATGTATCACTTTCGCCTCTAAGTGTTTAAACTCTCAGTAAATAATACATTCATGTCTTTACAGATACGTTATTTAGTCTATGATGTTTGACCACCGGATAGTACATACtttctatgttttattttgtttttcactttgCATTAGAATGCGATGTAGACCTGATGTACTTTTCTCCCCGATGCATCTTTTTTTGCAAATGACCAATTTTTTTGGTGAGTCAGATACTCAAAAGGTATTTTGTATTTAACGGTCagcaaaaatacatttgtttcattgaattttgttcaattttgtttaatttaatttgtatttttactaTAGTTTACCAGACTCAATTTGTTTCTAAcagtttgaattttcaaaaagtgtgGTAAGCTATTTTGATTGCCCTGTACTTACATTATTTGTATCTTATgccttattttattcttttattgaaAAACTATATCATCTATTTTCAAATTTAGATCTAGGATCCCTCCCGATGCAGTTGTTGTATGAAACatggtctgtgtcgggggactgtgTAATTCATAGCAAGTTTGGAATCTCCTGTGATACGTTCTCTGTGGAAACCTAAATAAAGACGTTTTCTACATTAAGATAAGGTCAATTGAAATTTTTTGCCCTACCGTTTTTGATTTCTGACAATTTGTGGTTTGGGCTTTCACCATATTTGATTTTCTTTCTGGAGAGGTTATATAGATTGGGTAGATGTGTCTTGTAAAAGAAAGgcagaaacacacaaaaaaaaggatCCTCCCTGGTGCTCACCAAGACAAGCTACAATATCAATAAAAGCAACTATACAAGAATGACTTTCCATAGTTTGAAATTTTATTGTATATTAATATGCTTTAGGGAAGTAATCAATAATCAGAGTTATTCCTGTCTTCAGAGTGATCGTGGGGTAGTAAAACAACaattttgtgttcattttattccTTGTTTGCCTGGAAGCTTGGTTTCCTCCTGTGTGAAATCCTTTCCCTTAAATATTCCTGAGTTACCCTGCAGGTGGCATCCTGAGCCCCGCAGCATGCTGCAGTATCAGGCACCCAGAGCTTgattcccccgcccccccaaaccTTGCCGCCCCAGTTTCAGGCATTACTCATCCATTCCCTGCTTCCTGGTCTGGCACCAGCAGCGACCTGGCACTTTTAACTTGCTCATCTTCTTCCTGCCTCTTGCATTGATATATCTTCTGATTTCTGCAATCACTCAGCTGATGAGTTTGAACCACGAGGGAAGAAGTGGCGCCAGCGCTGGAGACAGGAAGAAAAGCAAGTTAGAAGCCTGAGTTTGGGAATTGGGATTGTGCTCTGTTCCCTGTCCATACTTGGGAATCCATGATCCTAGCTTCCTCCCCAGCCTCTGTCATGCGCTTCCAGTGGCTGTGATCTAGCAGCCACTGTAGTTGGAGGATTATTGCAGGCAGCTGAGGGATGGGCGACTGAGTGAAAAATGGTGGAGGCAGCACTGGGCCCagtgctgctcttcctcctcctgctgcttccaGGTTTGGCCTTTGGGTCAGCAGCAGCTTCAGTTTGCATCCTTGCTTTTTCAACCAGGTAAGCAGGAGTGGGGATCTGAGCCTGGGCCACCTGCGACCCAAGGGAGGAGGAGCGGCTACAGCCCAGGCAGCAGAGGCATTGCAAGGCACCTAAAAGATCCAGGGCAAAGATCCATAagcccctcttcccttcccctgatATTTTCCTAATTACACATCTCAATCACAATCAGtagcttctcctcccccccctcccccagtaacAATCACACAAGGTGAGGGAAGATGGGGAGAGCAAGGAGTGACAGCAGTGCAGCTGGTGGGCCACACTGAAACCATCTGCAGGCTGGATTGTGACACGAGGATGCGATGTGTGACGAGCctgctcccttcctctccctcagctattttatttttttatactggttttttctctcttatctTTGCTCCACCTTTATGTTTCATTCTTGTTTTCCCTTGTAGGGAACCCTTTGGTTTCCCCACAACTAGGAGTGTACCAATTGTCTGGGGAGGTTTAAGGAGCTGCAGGTGGTGCGTCCtggctgtttatcatcccaaagcaccaTCTGTCCTCATGGAGTTTTAGTTAGACTGCCAAGCAGTCAGGAGTCTGCTGTCTCCTGTGTAATTTTTCCTAATTTATTGGAAGGGAGTACAGAAGCGTTGCCATTTAGGGGCCAGTCTCCCGTTTGGCCTGTTTACCAGCCTTTATAATTGCTTTGGACTTTTAAGTCAAATTTTGAGAATTTCCTGTGAGAGCTAATGCCCCTTGTTGTGGT is from Rhinatrema bivittatum chromosome 2, aRhiBiv1.1, whole genome shotgun sequence and encodes:
- the LOC115083831 gene encoding gastrula zinc finger protein XlCGF57.1-like, giving the protein MPAGASAQVPVTFEDIAIYFSQEEWEDLDEGQKELYKDVMKENYQMLSSLGTGSPTITPEIISHIERGEGPYIRDEPGSEEGGTGRSSCSGTEEVTKPVPERDGGDTCPCCDWEKNFWTRYKPEEGLRNPDSTKKRTPCDQSTNDTHTMKLQRNWTVEQQSECNECGNFCMDQGTLNSQDGFHRGERPHTCTDCDKNLSQKDPGPLNEKIHINYNRPFLCLEDGKCILHKPELIMSKRNHTEEKPFPLTECRKSLNQKGHLAQQLRIHTEERPFLCNECGKSFTLKGNLLIHQKTHKGERPFACTQCEKNFIHKKNLIIHQRTHTGERPFPCTDCGKRFIKKEDLQMHQRIHTGEKPFSCKEWRKVFSKKRDLIQHLRTHTGERPYPCTECGKSFSQKGSLTQHLRIHTGERPFTCSECGKSFSQKGALTQHLRIHTGERRYSCTECGKSFIQKGHLLRHQRTHKGEKLFPCMVCEKYFFKKRYLLLHQRTHEGDKPFLCKECGKSFSLKEDILDHLREHW